The following proteins are co-located in the Haloplanus sp. HW8-1 genome:
- a CDS encoding DUF5805 domain-containing protein: MGDDADSVAVKTYVPPYQKERWREHAERLGMSQSEFVRTMVQAGRRDFEVPGPTEDEDAGEPPSSGLEPQVRDALDPKDGRSWDDLVAAVTEDVEDRLEETLAELQRRNVVQHSPRAGGYRLVEDA; the protein is encoded by the coding sequence ATGGGAGACGACGCCGACAGCGTCGCGGTGAAGACGTACGTCCCGCCCTACCAGAAGGAACGCTGGCGCGAACACGCGGAGCGTCTCGGGATGAGCCAAAGCGAGTTCGTCCGGACGATGGTCCAAGCGGGGCGTCGGGACTTCGAGGTGCCCGGGCCGACCGAGGACGAGGACGCCGGAGAACCCCCGAGTTCGGGGCTCGAACCCCAGGTGAGAGACGCCCTCGACCCGAAAGACGGCCGTTCGTGGGACGACCTGGTCGCCGCGGTGACTGAGGACGTGGAAGACCGCCTGGAGGAGACACTCGCGGAGCTACAACGGCGAAACGTCGTCCAGCACAGTCCTCGGGCGGGCGGCTACCGACTGGTGGAGGACGCGTGA
- a CDS encoding response regulator transcription factor, giving the protein MTTELSDATVLIVDDEQSLADLYAYWIDEFAEARTAYDGNEALEKLDDDIDVMLLDRRMPGLSGDAVVDAVAEEDFDVRIVMVTAVDPGFEIVDMEIDDYLVKPVDQPELMDTVERMVVRNSYDDQLQLKFQLVEKKVTLEEAKTPHELDESEEYQKLLRQLDAVESELDSTVEEFDDTDFTVAFRELPNGGPVDSTEG; this is encoded by the coding sequence ATGACGACCGAACTTTCGGACGCGACGGTGCTCATCGTCGACGACGAGCAGTCACTGGCGGATCTGTACGCCTACTGGATCGACGAGTTCGCCGAGGCGCGGACGGCCTACGACGGTAACGAGGCACTGGAAAAACTGGACGACGATATCGACGTAATGTTGCTCGACCGACGGATGCCCGGTCTCTCGGGCGACGCGGTCGTCGATGCGGTTGCCGAGGAGGATTTCGACGTGCGGATCGTCATGGTGACGGCGGTCGATCCGGGGTTCGAAATCGTCGACATGGAGATCGACGACTACCTGGTGAAGCCCGTCGATCAGCCCGAACTCATGGACACCGTCGAGCGGATGGTGGTTCGGAACTCCTACGACGATCAGCTCCAACTCAAGTTCCAGCTCGTCGAGAAGAAGGTGACCCTCGAGGAGGCAAAGACGCCACACGAACTCGACGAGAGCGAGGAGTATCAGAAACTGCTCCGCCAACTCGACGCCGTCGAGAGCGAACTCGACTCCACCGTCGAGGAGTTCGACGACACCGATTTCACGGTCGCGTTCAGAGAACTCCCGAACGGCGGCCCGGTCGATTCCACCGAGGGGTAG
- a CDS encoding ABC transporter ATP-binding protein → MTLDVTGLELSYDGFDFGPVDLVVDDEILAILGPSGSGKSTLLAAVAGMVTPDAGRVTLDGRSLVGRPIEERGAGVVFQDGALFPHLTARENVGFAVEGTGRVDDLAALLEIESVLDRRPAALSGGERQRVALARTLAADPDFLLLDEPLSSLDAPTRRRLRDELADLFDGLDIPVVYVTHDRRAATALGDRVAVLHDGRVEQVGPPVAVLNRPRTAFVARFTGAENVFEARVVDRTDGAVVLAVGDATLQARVDGAVSSPVTACVRPARVGVTPAGSADCGDGLRGTIRRVLNEGDDRRVTVALDGADLTVVATVRAGTTDGLDRGAPVAVSVPPADVHVIPESGSDRG, encoded by the coding sequence ATGACACTCGACGTGACCGGACTGGAACTGTCCTACGACGGGTTCGATTTCGGCCCGGTCGACCTCGTCGTCGACGACGAGATCCTCGCGATCCTCGGACCGTCGGGCAGCGGCAAGTCGACGCTTCTCGCGGCGGTCGCCGGTATGGTGACGCCCGACGCCGGCCGCGTCACTCTCGACGGGCGGTCGCTCGTGGGACGACCCATCGAGGAGCGCGGTGCCGGTGTCGTCTTCCAGGACGGCGCGCTGTTCCCGCACCTGACCGCGCGGGAGAACGTCGGTTTCGCCGTCGAGGGAACCGGACGCGTCGACGACCTCGCGGCGCTGTTGGAGATCGAGTCCGTTCTGGACCGCCGCCCGGCCGCCCTCTCCGGCGGGGAGCGCCAGCGGGTCGCCCTCGCCCGGACGCTCGCGGCCGATCCCGACTTTCTCCTCCTCGACGAACCGCTGTCGAGCCTCGACGCGCCGACGCGACGGCGGCTTCGAGACGAACTCGCCGACCTGTTCGACGGCCTCGATATCCCCGTCGTCTACGTCACCCACGACCGACGCGCCGCGACGGCGCTCGGGGATCGGGTGGCCGTTCTGCACGACGGGCGCGTCGAACAGGTCGGTCCGCCCGTGGCGGTTCTGAACCGGCCGCGAACGGCCTTCGTCGCCCGGTTTACCGGCGCCGAGAACGTCTTCGAGGCGAGGGTCGTCGACCGAACCGACGGGGCTGTCGTCCTCGCCGTGGGCGACGCCACACTCCAGGCCCGTGTCGACGGGGCCGTCTCCTCGCCCGTCACGGCCTGCGTCCGCCCCGCCCGCGTCGGGGTGACGCCCGCCGGATCGGCGGACTGTGGTGACGGCCTCCGTGGAACGATCCGGCGGGTACTGAACGAGGGCGACGACCGACGGGTGACCGTCGCCCTGGACGGCGCCGACCTCACGGTCGTCGCGACGGTCCGCGCGGGGACGACCGACGGCCTCGACCGGGGCGCCCCGGTGGCGGTGTCGGTACCGCCGGCGGACGTCCACGTGATTCCGGAATCCGGCTCGGACCGAGGGTAA
- a CDS encoding SOS response-associated peptidase, with product MCGRYTLFTSAERLAARFGTATPDLEPRYNCAPGQTLPVVTGADPDRMRRQQWGLVPSWADEASTDLINARAETLPEKPSFADAFERRRCLVPADGFYEWVNHSSGKQPYRVAFEDDRPFAMAGIWSRWKPPSRQTGLGEFGHGDVSEDPEPMESFAVVTTEPNDLVADLHHRMAVVLEPDEESTWLHGSIEEARALLDPYPDDELIAYPVSSQVNDPRNDSAALIERA from the coding sequence ATGTGCGGGCGATACACGCTGTTCACGTCGGCCGAACGACTGGCGGCACGCTTCGGGACGGCGACTCCGGATCTGGAGCCGCGATACAACTGTGCCCCCGGCCAGACCCTTCCCGTCGTGACCGGAGCGGACCCGGACCGGATGCGAAGACAGCAGTGGGGGCTGGTCCCGTCGTGGGCCGACGAGGCCTCGACCGACCTGATCAACGCCCGCGCGGAGACGCTACCCGAGAAGCCGAGCTTCGCCGACGCGTTCGAACGGCGCCGCTGTCTCGTGCCCGCGGACGGGTTCTACGAGTGGGTGAATCACTCGTCGGGGAAGCAGCCGTACCGAGTCGCCTTCGAGGACGACCGGCCGTTCGCCATGGCCGGCATCTGGTCGCGGTGGAAGCCACCGTCGAGACAGACCGGTCTCGGCGAGTTCGGGCACGGCGACGTCTCCGAGGATCCGGAGCCGATGGAGTCGTTCGCCGTCGTGACGACGGAACCCAACGACCTCGTCGCCGATCTCCACCACCGGATGGCAGTCGTCCTCGAGCCGGACGAGGAGTCGACGTGGCTCCACGGATCAATCGAGGAGGCGCGGGCGCTACTGGATCCGTACCCGGACGACGAGTTGATCGCCTACCCGGTCTCGTCACAAGTGAACGATCCGCGAAACGACTCGGCCGCGTTGATCGAACGGGCGTAG
- a CDS encoding extracellular solute-binding protein: MDGIPVDRRGVLSALAASVGGVGGCLGVGHTADPPPTVSVLAAGSLNDALENGLRSRVDARLRVEAHGSAEVARLVAAGTKAPDIVSLSDVALFDGPLDPSWYAEFATNAVVVAYDADSEGGRRLAAAAPDRWYRPLLAEGVSLGRTDPDLDPLGYRTLFVLDLATEYYGLETDLGEAIPRREQIFPETRLVSQFETGAIDAAITYRSMAEQRGYDYVSLPPEIDLGTPRFADRYAAVSYELPSGTVVRGAPVSYGSTMRHDSAPVRAVFERAITGAYLGEFGFVVPDDYPRFTGDSPDDLAR, from the coding sequence ATGGACGGGATCCCTGTCGACCGTCGCGGCGTTCTCTCCGCCCTCGCCGCGTCGGTCGGTGGTGTCGGCGGCTGTCTCGGCGTGGGTCATACCGCCGATCCGCCCCCGACCGTGTCGGTGCTTGCCGCCGGCAGTCTGAACGACGCCCTCGAAAACGGGCTCCGGTCGCGGGTCGACGCCCGTCTTCGGGTCGAAGCTCACGGCTCCGCGGAGGTCGCACGGCTCGTCGCCGCAGGGACCAAGGCTCCCGACATCGTCTCGCTGTCGGACGTGGCTCTCTTCGACGGCCCGCTCGATCCGTCGTGGTACGCCGAGTTCGCGACGAACGCGGTCGTCGTCGCGTACGACGCCGACAGCGAGGGAGGGCGACGACTGGCGGCGGCCGCCCCCGATCGCTGGTATCGCCCGCTGCTCGCGGAGGGGGTGTCGCTCGGCCGCACCGACCCGGATCTCGACCCTCTCGGCTATCGCACCCTGTTCGTCCTCGACCTGGCGACCGAGTACTACGGGCTGGAGACCGATCTCGGGGAGGCGATCCCCCGTCGCGAACAGATCTTCCCCGAAACCCGGCTCGTCAGCCAGTTCGAGACCGGGGCGATCGACGCCGCCATCACCTACCGCAGCATGGCCGAACAGCGTGGGTACGACTACGTCTCTCTCCCCCCCGAGATCGATCTGGGAACGCCTCGCTTCGCCGATCGGTACGCCGCCGTCTCGTACGAACTCCCGAGTGGCACGGTGGTGAGGGGCGCGCCCGTGAGCTACGGATCGACGATGCGCCACGACTCGGCTCCCGTGCGCGCCGTGTTCGAGCGTGCGATCACCGGCGCGTACCTCGGCGAGTTCGGATTCGTGGTGCCCGACGACTACCCGCGGTTCACCGGTGACTCCCCCGATGATCTCGCACGCTGA
- the thrC gene encoding threonine synthase: MTTDRLRCYRCGASGDRSSRSRCPCGEPRWFDTDGGYDPADPPDDHGVWRYRDLLPVDEPQGLAVAAGGTPLVRTAGLDAFAGCRTWVKDEAEHPTGSFKDRGSAVGVADALERGVSTVGTVSHGNMAMSVAAHAAAVDLDCVVLVPADIPSERLAIIDRYDPTILRIDGDYGRLYAESLRIGDSLDIAFLNSDVPTRVAGQKTTMLELLDAWRPSAPDAVVMPVSSGGHASGAWKAIRDLRDGGALPGTPKLCFVQAAACAPVATAFEADAETVTPVEPGETIAYSIANADPPSGTRALAAAQATDGAVVSVDDDEIRAARRRFARDAGFAVETASATTLAGARRLAADGVVGPDDRIVLVATGSGLKESAEASAPDPAAVALDELAGTLATRFE, encoded by the coding sequence ATGACGACCGATCGACTGCGCTGTTATCGCTGTGGGGCGTCGGGTGACCGGTCGTCGAGGAGTCGGTGTCCGTGTGGAGAACCGCGCTGGTTCGACACCGACGGGGGCTACGATCCGGCGGACCCGCCCGACGATCACGGCGTCTGGCGCTACCGCGACCTGCTTCCGGTCGACGAGCCCCAGGGGTTGGCGGTGGCCGCAGGCGGGACGCCGCTGGTCCGCACAGCCGGTCTCGACGCGTTCGCCGGCTGTCGAACTTGGGTGAAAGACGAGGCCGAACATCCGACTGGAAGTTTCAAGGACCGCGGGAGCGCCGTCGGGGTCGCAGACGCCCTCGAACGCGGGGTGTCGACTGTCGGCACCGTCTCTCACGGAAACATGGCGATGAGCGTGGCGGCCCACGCCGCGGCCGTCGACCTCGACTGTGTCGTCCTCGTGCCCGCCGACATCCCGTCCGAGCGGCTGGCGATAATCGACCGGTACGACCCGACGATCCTCCGGATCGACGGCGACTACGGCCGCCTCTACGCGGAGTCTCTCCGGATCGGCGACTCGCTGGATATCGCCTTCCTCAACTCCGACGTGCCGACACGCGTCGCCGGCCAGAAGACCACGATGCTGGAACTCCTCGACGCCTGGCGCCCGTCGGCGCCGGACGCCGTCGTGATGCCCGTCAGCAGCGGCGGCCACGCGAGCGGTGCGTGGAAGGCCATCCGTGACCTGCGCGATGGCGGCGCCCTTCCCGGAACGCCGAAGCTCTGTTTCGTCCAGGCGGCGGCCTGTGCCCCGGTCGCGACCGCGTTCGAGGCGGATGCGGAGACGGTCACGCCCGTGGAACCGGGCGAAACCATCGCCTACTCCATCGCCAACGCCGACCCACCCAGCGGGACGCGGGCGCTCGCGGCGGCACAGGCGACCGACGGGGCCGTGGTGAGCGTCGACGACGACGAAATCAGGGCGGCCCGGAGGCGATTCGCCCGAGACGCGGGCTTTGCCGTCGAAACGGCGTCGGCGACGACGCTCGCGGGAGCGCGTCGACTCGCCGCCGACGGCGTGGTCGGGCCGGACGACCGCATCGTCCTCGTTGCGACCGGTTCCGGACTCAAGGAATCCGCCGAGGCGTCCGCACCCGACCCGGCGGCGGTGGCGCTCGACGAACTGGCCGGGACGCTCGCCACGCGGTTCGAGTAG
- a CDS encoding Tfx family DNA-binding protein encodes MISATSTTLTERQVEVLELREAGHTQQEVAEMLGTTDSNVSAIERAAEENVEKAHGTLELLRVVRSPVRFAVEAGTSFDELVDQVYERGDETGIKLAYCRPELYTHLFGRLEEHTVKNRLETAVEFGLTRDGDVTVFAPEA; translated from the coding sequence ATGATCTCGGCTACGTCGACGACGCTGACCGAACGGCAGGTGGAGGTCCTGGAACTGCGCGAGGCGGGCCACACCCAACAGGAGGTGGCAGAAATGCTGGGAACGACCGACTCGAATGTGAGCGCTATCGAACGCGCCGCCGAGGAGAACGTCGAGAAGGCCCACGGAACGCTGGAGCTACTCCGGGTCGTCCGGTCGCCAGTCCGTTTCGCCGTCGAGGCAGGAACCTCGTTCGACGAACTGGTCGACCAGGTGTACGAACGAGGCGACGAGACGGGGATCAAACTCGCCTACTGTCGGCCGGAACTCTACACCCACCTCTTCGGGCGACTCGAAGAGCACACGGTCAAGAACCGACTGGAGACGGCAGTCGAGTTCGGACTGACGAGGGATGGGGACGTGACGGTCTTCGCTCCCGAGGCGTGA
- a CDS encoding chemotaxis protein CheW: protein MSETATRGRTVQLLEFELGTETYCVDIGHVAEIVDVNDLTVIPNAASHVEGVMDLRGKTTTIVDPKVVFGIDDDGDGKRIVVFDPDRTAEGKSIGWIVDEVEQVVEVDESDVESSPVDDDEAVRGVIKRDDDFVIWVRPTVVDVS, encoded by the coding sequence ATGAGCGAGACGGCGACCCGCGGGCGAACCGTACAGCTTCTGGAGTTCGAACTGGGGACCGAGACATACTGTGTCGACATCGGACACGTCGCCGAAATCGTGGACGTGAACGATCTCACGGTGATCCCGAACGCCGCGAGTCACGTCGAGGGGGTGATGGATCTCCGGGGCAAGACGACGACGATCGTCGATCCAAAGGTGGTGTTCGGCATCGACGACGACGGGGACGGCAAGCGGATCGTCGTGTTCGATCCCGACCGGACGGCAGAGGGCAAGTCGATCGGCTGGATCGTCGACGAGGTCGAACAGGTCGTCGAGGTCGACGAGAGCGACGTGGAGTCTTCCCCCGTCGACGACGACGAGGCAGTCAGGGGCGTGATCAAGCGCGACGACGACTTCGTTATCTGGGTTCGCCCGACCGTGGTCGATGTGTCGTAG
- a CDS encoding universal stress protein, translating into MYERVLVPTDGSDAATAAAEHAIDLAATCDATVHALYVVDVRMSPISTGMDREAVLDLLDRSDHQPVASVTALAEAAGVPVVEAIRLGVPHETIRAHAAEHDIDLVVMGTHGRTGLERTLLGSVTERVLRTVDVPVLTVRGPIDDD; encoded by the coding sequence GTGTACGAACGGGTCCTCGTACCCACGGACGGGAGCGATGCGGCGACGGCCGCTGCCGAGCACGCTATCGACCTTGCGGCGACCTGCGATGCGACGGTTCACGCGCTCTACGTCGTCGACGTCAGAATGAGTCCTATCAGTACCGGGATGGATCGCGAGGCGGTTCTCGACCTGCTCGACCGGTCTGACCACCAACCGGTGGCGTCGGTGACGGCGCTGGCTGAGGCGGCCGGCGTCCCGGTCGTCGAGGCGATCCGCCTCGGCGTCCCCCACGAGACCATCCGGGCGCACGCTGCGGAGCACGACATCGACCTCGTGGTGATGGGCACCCACGGTCGCACCGGTCTGGAACGCACCCTCCTCGGGAGCGTCACCGAACGCGTCCTCCGGACGGTCGACGTCCCGGTCCTGACGGTCCGGGGACCGATCGACGACGACTGA
- a CDS encoding ABC transporter permease translates to MISHADSLSRRLDWLSATGLLGATLLCYYLVPLLSLVLAQPPGAVLARLTDPDVVRAAKTSLLGAGASTLLATLLGLPLAYWLARAEGRLPTLLTALVVLPLVLPPVVSGMVLLTVVGPDTLVGGAAATAGVPLTRSLAGVVLAQTFVASPFVVVTSKAAIEGVDRRLEYAARSLGKRRFTAVRRVTLPLAWPGILAGVTLAFARAMGEFGATIMLAYYPRTMPVQIWISFTTLGLDEAFPIAVVLVGLAVATLVVLETLGTNPLE, encoded by the coding sequence ATGATCTCGCACGCTGACAGCCTGTCGCGGCGCCTCGACTGGCTCTCAGCTACCGGTCTCCTCGGTGCGACGTTGCTCTGTTATTATCTCGTCCCTCTCCTCTCGCTGGTACTGGCCCAGCCGCCGGGCGCGGTCCTCGCCCGCCTCACCGACCCCGACGTCGTCCGCGCCGCCAAGACGTCGTTGCTGGGGGCGGGCGCGAGCACCCTGCTCGCGACGCTCCTCGGCCTCCCGCTTGCCTACTGGCTCGCCCGCGCCGAGGGCCGCCTGCCGACGCTTCTCACCGCCTTGGTGGTGCTTCCGCTCGTTCTCCCCCCGGTCGTCAGCGGCATGGTGCTGCTGACCGTCGTCGGCCCCGATACCCTCGTCGGTGGGGCGGCCGCCACGGCCGGCGTGCCCCTGACGCGGTCGCTCGCGGGCGTCGTCCTCGCCCAGACGTTCGTCGCCTCGCCGTTCGTCGTCGTCACGTCGAAGGCGGCCATCGAGGGGGTCGACCGCCGTCTCGAATACGCCGCCCGTTCGCTCGGCAAGCGGCGGTTCACGGCCGTCCGACGGGTGACGCTTCCCCTCGCGTGGCCCGGTATCCTCGCCGGCGTCACGCTCGCGTTTGCCCGCGCCATGGGGGAGTTCGGTGCGACGATCATGCTCGCGTACTACCCGCGGACGATGCCGGTCCAGATCTGGATCTCGTTTACGACGCTCGGCCTCGACGAGGCCTTCCCCATTGCGGTCGTCCTCGTCGGCCTCGCGGTTGCGACGCTCGTCGTCCTCGAAACGCTCGGCACCAACCCCCTCGAATGA
- a CDS encoding phosphopantetheine adenylyltransferase — protein sequence MTSADRIVVLGGTFSPIHNGHRALLHHAFQTASHDGDGDGHVVVGLTASELAAEMRSDPSHAELIGSYAKRRDALGAELDRIGDAYSASAAISRLADPDGPAATREAVDALVTSPEAKAQRRAYGINERRVEAGLSPLEIHTAPFVVDEEGTRISSTRIRDGEIDVHGRHPD from the coding sequence ATGACATCCGCCGACCGTATCGTAGTCCTCGGTGGAACGTTCTCCCCGATCCACAACGGCCACCGCGCCCTGTTGCACCACGCCTTCCAGACGGCCAGCCACGACGGCGACGGTGACGGCCACGTCGTCGTCGGACTGACCGCCTCCGAACTCGCGGCCGAGATGCGAAGTGATCCATCGCACGCGGAATTGATCGGATCGTACGCCAAGCGCCGCGACGCGCTCGGCGCGGAACTCGACCGGATCGGCGACGCCTACTCGGCGTCCGCCGCGATCAGTCGCCTGGCGGACCCCGACGGTCCGGCCGCGACCCGCGAGGCTGTCGACGCCCTCGTCACGTCGCCGGAAGCCAAAGCCCAACGCCGAGCCTACGGGATCAACGAACGCCGCGTCGAGGCCGGACTGTCGCCGCTCGAAATCCACACCGCTCCCTTCGTCGTCGACGAGGAGGGGACCCGCATCAGCAGCACTCGCATCCGGGACGGCGAGATCGACGTCCACGGTCGGCATCCGGACTGA
- a CDS encoding halocyanin domain-containing protein: MGSQRFASRRGFLTAVAGAAATATAAGTAAAQASFGGWMSDVGNYSEVEDATEQDEVTITVGAEGNGGAYAFGPPAVQVDPGTTVVWEWTGEGGQHNVVAEEGGDFESDLTAEAGFTFEQTLDSEGTIKYFCQPHRALGMKGVVVVGAMPDSDGGGGGGGGGGGGSSAPAVPDSAKALVVALTSGLVSVLALAYFFVRYGGDYGETFESA; encoded by the coding sequence ATGGGAAGCCAACGTTTCGCCTCGCGACGCGGATTTCTGACGGCCGTCGCGGGTGCCGCGGCGACGGCGACCGCCGCCGGCACCGCGGCGGCGCAGGCGTCGTTCGGTGGGTGGATGAGCGACGTGGGCAACTACAGCGAGGTCGAGGACGCGACCGAACAGGACGAGGTGACGATCACGGTCGGCGCCGAGGGTAACGGCGGTGCCTACGCCTTCGGTCCTCCGGCGGTCCAGGTCGACCCCGGAACCACCGTCGTCTGGGAGTGGACCGGCGAGGGGGGACAACACAACGTCGTCGCCGAGGAGGGCGGTGACTTCGAGAGTGATCTCACCGCCGAAGCCGGCTTCACGTTCGAACAGACTCTCGACTCCGAGGGGACGATCAAGTACTTCTGCCAGCCCCACCGCGCGCTCGGCATGAAGGGTGTCGTCGTCGTCGGCGCGATGCCCGACTCCGACGGTGGTGGTGGCGGTGGCGGCGGTGGTGGCGGCGGCAGTTCCGCGCCCGCCGTCCCCGACAGCGCGAAGGCGCTCGTAGTCGCACTGACGAGCGGTCTGGTTTCAGTCCTCGCTCTCGCTTACTTCTTCGTCCGATACGGCGGCGATTACGGCGAGACGTTCGAGAGCGCTTGA
- a CDS encoding universal stress protein: MTKRLLVPVDGSDPADAALSFALDEYPDADITILSVIDPTDVGYGSIEAAPSTFDRLQRTAEERVENVLEEARETAAEHGVDVTAETVIGMPSRAIVEWAENNDVDGIVIGSHGREGVTRVLLGSVAESVVRRSPVPVTVVR; encoded by the coding sequence ATGACGAAACGACTGCTCGTTCCCGTCGACGGATCGGACCCCGCAGACGCCGCGCTCTCGTTCGCGCTGGATGAGTATCCCGACGCCGACATCACGATCCTCTCGGTGATCGATCCCACGGACGTGGGCTATGGATCGATCGAGGCCGCACCGAGCACCTTCGATCGTCTGCAACGGACTGCGGAGGAACGAGTCGAGAACGTCTTGGAAGAAGCGCGGGAGACGGCAGCCGAACACGGCGTCGACGTGACGGCGGAGACGGTGATCGGAATGCCTTCGCGAGCCATCGTCGAGTGGGCGGAGAACAACGACGTGGACGGCATCGTCATCGGGAGCCACGGCAGAGAAGGCGTCACGCGCGTACTGCTGGGGAGCGTCGCCGAGTCGGTCGTCCGCCGGTCGCCCGTGCCGGTGACGGTCGTCCGGTAA
- a CDS encoding thiamine-phosphate synthase family protein, with product MTVQLPSQIVVERFLPTVRSMLAAELSERGFAQREIADRLGVSQAAVSQYLAGDGGREERFVEQSRMQATVERIAEGFATGRMDDYEALAELLELVRDFEDRGPICAIHEEEMPALEGMGCDLCVRGRDRAVQAEREVLSNVRRAVRAFANAPGVAAHVPNVGTNVAMALPDPADETDVAAVPGRIHAMRGGINVPSNPEFGASQHVATTLLAATTADPSIRGAINLATSDDLLAAVPESLDAVAFDAAYEDRRERLRALFADGVPGVVYHEGAFGIEPITYVLGESAVDAVDRARTLVERVDGS from the coding sequence GTGACGGTGCAGTTACCGAGCCAGATCGTCGTCGAGCGTTTCCTCCCCACGGTACGGTCGATGCTCGCTGCCGAACTCTCGGAGCGTGGGTTCGCTCAGCGCGAGATCGCCGACCGCCTCGGAGTATCACAGGCGGCCGTGAGTCAGTATCTCGCGGGCGACGGCGGGCGTGAGGAGCGGTTCGTCGAACAGTCACGGATGCAGGCGACCGTCGAGCGCATCGCCGAGGGGTTCGCGACGGGCCGCATGGACGACTACGAGGCGCTGGCGGAGCTGTTGGAACTCGTCAGAGACTTCGAGGATCGAGGACCGATCTGTGCGATTCACGAGGAGGAGATGCCCGCGCTCGAAGGGATGGGTTGTGATCTATGCGTACGCGGGCGCGACCGGGCGGTCCAGGCCGAGCGCGAGGTGCTCTCGAACGTCCGCCGGGCGGTCAGAGCCTTCGCCAACGCGCCGGGCGTGGCCGCCCACGTCCCGAACGTCGGGACGAACGTGGCGATGGCACTCCCGGATCCGGCCGACGAGACGGACGTGGCGGCGGTTCCCGGGCGCATCCACGCGATGCGCGGGGGGATCAACGTCCCCTCGAACCCCGAGTTCGGCGCCTCACAGCACGTCGCGACGACGCTTCTCGCCGCCACGACCGCCGATCCGTCGATTCGTGGGGCGATCAACCTGGCCACGTCCGACGACCTCCTCGCGGCGGTGCCGGAGTCGCTGGACGCCGTCGCGTTCGACGCCGCCTACGAGGACCGGCGCGAGCGACTGCGGGCGCTCTTCGCGGACGGCGTCCCCGGCGTCGTCTACCACGAGGGCGCCTTCGGCATCGAACCGATCACCTACGTCCTCGGCGAGAGCGCCGTCGATGCCGTCGACCGGGCGCGGACCCTCGTCGAGCGGGTCGACGGATCGTAA
- a CDS encoding tyrosine-type recombinase/integrase, producing MTFHGKTDRTRTAYERVLRDFEAFLDADQGVDGPAAAEHRDCMAWVHRLRGTVAESTVATYAAYLHRFYAYMTQVGAFESNPMTLVVEEMDERINTDPTRREISVPEMREFVASVAHPLDRALLVTMLKTGIRVGELCNLDVQDLSIPVTRNALDVSIRPQLDGRGDALFVAADRAVGDVTEGERRTAANKRKRATVIPVDGELRRVLRRWLAIRPDPISRARPLFVSTSDNWGRRVTPHAVHHTVEIYASARGWHREGGGAEENVTPHYFRHFFTTHLRDRTGDRGIVKYLRGDVASDVIDTYTHDWGDRVRRTYEEHIYALA from the coding sequence ATGACGTTCCACGGGAAGACCGACCGCACGCGAACTGCCTACGAGCGTGTCCTGCGGGACTTCGAGGCGTTTCTCGACGCCGATCAGGGCGTCGACGGACCGGCAGCGGCCGAACACAGGGACTGCATGGCGTGGGTCCACCGCTTGCGAGGAACCGTCGCGGAGAGTACCGTCGCCACCTACGCGGCCTACCTCCACCGGTTTTATGCCTACATGACCCAAGTCGGTGCGTTCGAGAGCAACCCGATGACGCTCGTCGTCGAGGAGATGGACGAGCGGATCAACACCGACCCGACCCGCCGCGAGATATCGGTTCCGGAGATGCGGGAGTTCGTCGCCAGCGTCGCTCACCCGCTCGATCGCGCGCTACTGGTGACGATGCTCAAGACGGGCATCCGGGTCGGCGAACTCTGCAACCTCGACGTACAGGACCTCTCGATCCCGGTGACTCGGAACGCTCTCGACGTGTCGATCCGACCGCAACTCGACGGCCGCGGCGACGCCCTGTTCGTGGCCGCGGATCGTGCCGTCGGCGACGTGACCGAGGGCGAGCGTCGGACGGCCGCGAACAAGCGAAAGCGAGCGACGGTGATCCCGGTCGACGGGGAACTTCGCCGGGTGCTTCGTCGGTGGCTGGCCATCCGCCCCGATCCAATCTCCCGTGCTCGTCCCCTCTTCGTGAGCACGAGCGACAACTGGGGGCGACGCGTGACGCCCCACGCGGTCCACCACACCGTCGAAATATACGCGAGCGCCCGAGGGTGGCACCGCGAGGGCGGCGGTGCAGAGGAGAACGTCACGCCTCACTACTTCCGGCACTTCTTCACGACGCACCTCCGCGATCGCACGGGCGACCGAGGCATCGTCAAGTATCTCCGCGGCGACGTGGCCAGCGACGTGATCGACACCTACACCCACGACTGGGGCGATCGGGTCCGACGGACGTACGAGGAGCACATCTACGCCCTCGCCTGA